One Perognathus longimembris pacificus isolate PPM17 chromosome 24, ASM2315922v1, whole genome shotgun sequence DNA segment encodes these proteins:
- the Nap1l5 gene encoding nucleosome assembly protein 1-like 5, with protein sequence MADSGKQGSAEPAAAAGEGRAAGTGAGMRRPSGTAPAGREFVERLPRAVQCRVLALKKLQSRCGELEAAFHQELRALERKYDRMCQPLRARIQDLAGEMESCSWSFEGEDQEDSQEDGDEEEEDREEAAAAAARRRNDGPDTQVPDAACREPNEECAAT encoded by the exons ATGGCCGATTCGGGGAAGCAGGGCTCCGCGGAGCCGGCCGCGGCCGCGGGGGAGGGCCGCGCGGCGGGCACGGGGGCCGGGATGCGGCGGCCGAGCGGCACCGCGCCGGCCGGCCGCGAGTTCGTGGAGCGCCTGCCCCGCGCCGTGCAGTGCCGCGTGCTGGCGCTCAAGAAGCTGCAGAGCCGCTGCGGCGAGCTCGAGGCCGCCTTCCACCAGGAGCTCCGCGCGCTCGAGCGCAAGTACGACCGCATGTGCCAGCCGCTGCGCGCCCGCATCCAAGACCTCGCCGGCGAGATGGAGAGCTGCTCCTGGAGCTTCGAAGGGGAGGACCAGGAAGACAGCCAGGAGGACggcgacgaggaggaggaggaccgggaggaggcggcggcggcggccgcgcggCGCAGGAACGACGGCCCGGACACCCAGGTGCCCGACGCCGCCTGCAG AGAGCCCAACGAGGAGTGTGCTGCCACCTAG